Proteins co-encoded in one Cytophaga hutchinsonii ATCC 33406 genomic window:
- a CDS encoding gliding motility-associated C-terminal domain-containing protein, with amino-acid sequence MSIVFLLYAQFSYGTVTIQSIAVTASTCGNNGTATILAKSTKVNPVLFYEIISGPSLAPLQNTPVFSSLFPGTYVIRVYDIDFEFKEQEIKIDGNYELPDLTPKAANPVCTGGSNGSIIGQAVPGKGKEPFIWELISATSTVKQSTDVFTNLSAGNYNIKLTDACGNYQTRSVTISKGGTGLVHASDGIPTISKIACDTMLFTMQLKLFKERARSPLTLSLTRRDGSVSIKTITAIPVDTVNYIPGLYSISDTVPDITYEDYLHACIKDVCGYEICATRDLIAPFTFDVQFNTSYISCTNKLTATVSPASVTATPYMKTGFQTPVSVTLRNAATNTLSDSTGCSRSFCTLSLKEQTPGENYNLRIVDGCGTVFQKTILWPPPVILPEAVSVSLDKGCLDSTAVAYFNLNNFGSPVTINILSGPQTVSSTKPGYAFSYSITYPKTYYAGRSTRYSIKNLSAGVYSYNVTDTCGNTFNGTFEVRPANVSNLFYSYSVTKGCVGKNVLYFDPVSNNAAGVTIKNASTNIELYKRIGRLAFDSIINIEPGKYVFQIYYGNVPGYSTQPYNSTITDGPLDCWFLTDTIQVPEYSNNSFESNTSIFCNNSSYVEINVDSSRGVAPYQYEISSGPTTFPLQYSNVFQLPIYGEYVIRIRDACSNSNTQQISVDSAKFSPILKIGGACRGNRIVLKAITSAFFEYDWKKPDGTMYTGDSIIINALSPADTGIYTIAKKVSINGCTDTFLATYHLELRDVYRQTIFFCEGGSVNIDTATFTASGIYTDTLTNLAGCDSIRIITLTMRPKKIDTVAVRICNGESILIGTNTYNSPGYYKDSTLNAFGCYEITVTNLDVNGYPEIFQKSICENEQLQVGIHSYSQTGIYTDTLLSSFGCDSVVITDLTVVPLKRTTVKTAICIGESITIGTHRYYEAGIYQDTLSTLTCDSIVTLDLTILKPEAIFTADMLNHCFDEEPAILTANWGEVFIWTPSGETTQSIQITEPGIYSVSATDENQCTSTEKIQVNNFCETKIFVPTGFTPNGDGLHDDVEIFGKNFTAFKITIFNRWGEVIFISTDKNMRWDGTYKGQEMPSGSYPWIINYQSTVDAEHSEHVVKGSITLVR; translated from the coding sequence TTGAGCATTGTTTTTTTACTCTATGCACAATTTTCCTACGGAACAGTAACAATACAATCCATTGCTGTAACTGCCAGTACATGTGGAAATAATGGCACGGCAACCATACTGGCAAAAAGTACGAAAGTAAATCCGGTATTATTTTATGAAATCATTTCAGGTCCGTCTTTAGCTCCCTTACAAAATACACCCGTTTTTTCTTCTTTGTTTCCTGGTACCTATGTGATACGTGTGTATGATATTGATTTTGAATTTAAAGAACAGGAAATTAAAATTGATGGGAACTATGAGTTACCTGACCTTACACCCAAAGCAGCAAATCCAGTGTGTACAGGAGGCTCTAATGGCAGCATCATTGGCCAGGCCGTTCCGGGTAAAGGCAAAGAACCTTTTATCTGGGAATTAATTTCTGCTACATCTACTGTAAAACAATCTACAGACGTATTCACAAATTTGTCTGCCGGAAATTATAACATAAAACTAACCGATGCCTGCGGAAATTATCAAACACGTTCGGTAACCATTTCTAAAGGCGGGACCGGACTTGTGCATGCATCTGATGGTATCCCAACCATATCGAAGATAGCGTGTGACACCATGCTGTTCACCATGCAACTAAAACTTTTTAAAGAACGCGCCCGAAGCCCGCTTACGCTATCGCTCACCAGAAGAGATGGAAGTGTTTCCATAAAAACAATTACAGCCATTCCGGTTGACACGGTTAATTATATTCCTGGCCTATATTCCATAAGTGATACCGTTCCTGACATAACGTACGAAGATTATCTGCATGCCTGTATCAAAGATGTATGTGGTTATGAAATCTGTGCTACCAGGGATTTGATTGCACCTTTTACTTTTGATGTTCAATTCAATACTTCCTATATTTCCTGTACAAATAAATTAACCGCTACTGTTTCACCTGCATCTGTTACAGCTACACCTTATATGAAGACAGGATTCCAGACACCGGTATCTGTAACATTACGAAATGCCGCTACAAATACATTAAGTGATTCTACCGGCTGCAGCAGAAGTTTCTGTACACTTTCATTAAAAGAACAGACACCAGGAGAAAATTACAACCTGCGTATTGTGGATGGCTGCGGCACTGTTTTTCAAAAAACAATTCTATGGCCACCTCCTGTTATACTTCCTGAAGCAGTGTCTGTTTCTCTCGACAAAGGTTGTTTGGATTCTACAGCGGTTGCGTACTTTAATTTAAACAATTTTGGTTCACCGGTAACCATAAACATCCTGTCCGGCCCACAAACAGTGAGCAGCACAAAACCCGGCTATGCGTTTTCTTACTCCATTACCTATCCTAAAACCTATTATGCAGGTCGTTCAACACGGTATTCAATAAAAAATCTTTCGGCAGGTGTGTATTCCTATAACGTTACAGACACCTGTGGAAATACGTTTAACGGTACCTTTGAAGTACGACCTGCAAATGTATCCAATTTATTTTATTCGTATTCCGTAACCAAAGGATGTGTAGGAAAAAATGTTTTATACTTTGATCCCGTAAGCAACAATGCCGCAGGTGTGACCATTAAAAATGCTTCTACAAATATTGAATTATACAAACGCATCGGAAGACTGGCTTTTGATTCTATCATAAACATAGAACCGGGAAAATATGTTTTTCAGATTTATTATGGCAATGTTCCGGGTTATTCAACACAACCATATAACAGCACCATAACAGACGGGCCGCTTGATTGCTGGTTTTTAACAGATACAATACAGGTGCCCGAATATTCAAATAATTCCTTTGAGTCCAATACATCCATATTCTGCAACAATAGTAGTTATGTTGAAATCAATGTAGATAGTTCACGTGGTGTTGCGCCATACCAATATGAAATAAGCAGCGGGCCCACAACATTTCCGCTTCAATACAGCAATGTCTTTCAATTGCCCATCTATGGTGAATATGTTATCCGTATCCGCGATGCATGCAGCAACAGCAATACCCAACAGATCTCTGTTGACTCTGCTAAATTCTCTCCGATATTAAAAATCGGCGGCGCCTGCCGGGGAAACCGTATTGTATTAAAAGCAATTACTTCTGCTTTTTTTGAATACGACTGGAAAAAACCAGATGGCACTATGTATACAGGAGATTCTATTATAATTAATGCGTTATCGCCCGCAGATACTGGTATTTATACCATTGCAAAAAAGGTATCCATTAATGGCTGCACAGATACTTTCTTAGCAACATATCACCTTGAATTGCGGGATGTGTACCGCCAAACAATTTTCTTTTGTGAAGGAGGTTCTGTAAACATTGATACGGCAACATTCACCGCTTCGGGTATATATACAGATACATTAACAAATCTTGCTGGCTGCGATAGCATACGTATCATTACCTTAACGATGCGTCCTAAAAAAATAGATACGGTTGCGGTACGCATCTGTAATGGCGAATCTATTCTGATCGGTACAAATACCTATAACAGTCCGGGCTATTATAAAGACTCAACATTAAATGCATTCGGCTGCTATGAAATCACTGTAACAAATCTGGATGTAAACGGATATCCTGAAATATTTCAGAAAAGTATCTGCGAAAACGAACAGCTGCAGGTAGGCATACACAGTTATTCGCAAACGGGCATCTATACAGATACCCTGCTCTCTTCGTTTGGCTGCGACAGTGTTGTAATTACTGATCTCACCGTAGTACCGCTCAAACGTACTACCGTTAAAACAGCCATTTGTATCGGAGAAAGTATAACCATTGGTACGCATAGGTACTATGAAGCAGGTATTTATCAGGATACACTTTCTACACTTACCTGCGACAGTATTGTTACCTTAGATCTTACGATACTCAAACCTGAAGCCATATTTACTGCAGATATGCTGAATCATTGTTTTGATGAAGAACCTGCTATTCTTACAGCCAACTGGGGTGAAGTATTTATATGGACACCTTCAGGCGAAACCACACAAAGCATACAGATAACAGAACCCGGTATCTACAGCGTATCAGCAACGGATGAGAATCAATGTACTTCCACAGAAAAAATACAGGTGAATAACTTCTGCGAAACAAAAATATTTGTACCGACCGGATTTACACCTAACGGAGATGGTTTGCATGATGATGTAGAAATATTTGGCAAGAACTTTACCGCGTTTAAAATAACAATCTTTAACCGATGGGGAGAAGTAATTTTTATTTCAACCGATAAAAACATGCGTTGGGATGGTACTTATAAAGGTCAGGAAATGCCTTCGGGCAGTTATCCGTGGATCATCAACTATCAAAGCACTGTTGATGCTGAGCATTCGGAGCATGTAGTTAAAGGCAGTATAACTCTTGTGCGTTAA
- a CDS encoding PorP/SprF family type IX secretion system membrane protein — translation MKKIFIYTFLLLCSIYSVYAQDPQYSQMYANALYLSPAFAGAEENTRGIFATRYQWPALDASFISNTFSVDHYIDRYKSGVGFIATSDLSTAAKLRSTEAGLIYAFQAELSKKIVFRPALQLSYVNRSINFNSLTFGSQYDNNGFTGAPSNEVSNVPTVSYLDISSGGILYSENFWIGVSVNHLNTPEQSFIKSQSELAVKTSFFGGYKFSFTPEWRKKHVNPDEEKSITPTLLYKMQGKSDQLDVGLYGRYNTLIVGMWYRGIPVKVFKPEKMNNDALIFLIGFVHKGLSAGYSYDYTISNLTRASGGAHELTVSYGIKSKKSKRVSRRVVCPQF, via the coding sequence ATGAAAAAAATATTCATCTATACGTTTCTGTTACTTTGCAGCATATACAGTGTCTATGCACAGGATCCTCAGTATTCGCAGATGTATGCAAATGCCTTGTATTTGAGTCCGGCCTTTGCCGGTGCAGAAGAAAACACGCGCGGCATTTTTGCAACCCGCTATCAATGGCCGGCATTAGATGCGTCGTTTATTTCCAATACATTTTCTGTGGACCATTATATAGACCGTTACAAAAGCGGTGTGGGTTTCATTGCTACATCCGATCTTTCAACAGCTGCTAAACTACGTTCTACTGAAGCAGGCCTCATCTATGCGTTCCAGGCGGAACTCTCAAAAAAAATCGTTTTCAGACCGGCGCTGCAGCTCTCTTATGTAAACAGAAGTATTAATTTTAATAGCCTTACATTTGGTTCTCAATATGATAATAATGGTTTTACCGGCGCCCCAAGCAACGAAGTATCTAACGTGCCAACCGTGTCTTACCTTGATATATCTTCAGGCGGGATTCTGTATTCAGAAAATTTCTGGATTGGTGTGTCTGTAAATCATTTAAACACACCGGAACAAAGTTTTATTAAAAGTCAAAGTGAACTCGCTGTAAAAACATCTTTTTTTGGCGGATACAAATTTTCATTTACACCCGAATGGCGTAAGAAACACGTAAACCCCGATGAAGAAAAAAGTATTACACCTACCCTGCTTTATAAAATGCAGGGAAAATCAGACCAGCTGGATGTTGGCTTATATGGGCGATACAATACATTAATTGTAGGTATGTGGTATAGAGGAATACCCGTAAAAGTTTTTAAACCTGAAAAAATGAACAACGATGCGCTGATCTTTTTAATCGGCTTTGTTCACAAAGGCTTGTCTGCAGGTTATAGTTATGACTACACCATATCAAACTTAACACGTGCTTCCGGCGGTGCGCATGAGCTTACGGTATCGTACGGCATTAAATCAAAAAAATCTAAACGGGTTTCAAGACGGGTGGTCTGTCCACAGTTCTGA
- the bioB gene encoding biotin synthase BioB gives MTEIRNNWTKEEISAIYNSPILDLMYRGATVHREFHDPQEVQVCTLLSIKTGGCPEDCSYCPQAARYHTDVKVEKLMDVKDVLNSALEAKESGSTRFCMGAAWREVRDNKDFDKVIDMVKGVSTMGMEVCCTLGMLTPEQADKLKDAGLYAYNHNLDTSAEHYDKVITTRTYDDRLETLDNVRNAKISVCSGGIIGMGESHGDRVGMLHTLANMVEHPESVPVNALVPVEGTPLEDQPRVSVWEMVRMIATARIIMPKAMVRLSAGRVRMNTEEQALCFLAGANSIFAGDKLLTTPNPEVNADKEMFQVLNLKPRQSFKNGDAPKIKFEQIPSALVK, from the coding sequence ATGACAGAAATTCGCAATAACTGGACAAAAGAAGAAATTTCAGCAATCTACAACAGCCCAATATTGGATTTAATGTATCGTGGTGCTACAGTACACCGTGAATTCCATGATCCGCAAGAAGTACAGGTTTGTACATTGTTGTCTATCAAAACGGGGGGGTGCCCGGAAGACTGCTCTTATTGCCCGCAGGCTGCCCGCTATCACACAGATGTGAAAGTAGAGAAGTTGATGGATGTGAAAGATGTATTGAACTCAGCATTGGAAGCGAAGGAATCCGGAAGCACACGTTTTTGTATGGGTGCTGCCTGGAGAGAAGTCAGAGATAATAAAGACTTTGATAAAGTGATTGATATGGTGAAAGGAGTAAGTACAATGGGTATGGAAGTATGCTGTACACTTGGTATGTTAACTCCTGAACAGGCTGATAAATTAAAAGACGCCGGTTTGTATGCATACAATCACAACCTGGATACAAGCGCAGAGCACTACGATAAAGTAATTACAACCAGAACATACGACGACCGGTTGGAAACATTGGATAACGTGCGTAATGCAAAAATATCTGTATGTTCCGGAGGTATCATCGGTATGGGCGAAAGCCACGGTGACCGCGTAGGTATGCTGCATACGTTAGCTAATATGGTTGAGCATCCGGAATCTGTTCCCGTAAATGCACTGGTACCTGTTGAAGGTACACCATTAGAAGATCAGCCCCGTGTTTCTGTTTGGGAAATGGTTCGTATGATCGCTACAGCACGTATCATCATGCCGAAAGCAATGGTACGTTTATCTGCCGGCCGCGTGCGTATGAATACAGAAGAACAGGCATTGTGCTTCCTGGCAGGTGCTAATTCAATCTTTGCCGGTGATAAATTGCTTACTACACCAAATCCTGAAGTAAACGCCGATAAAGAAATGTTTCAGGTATTAAATCTAAAACCGCGTCAATCGTTTAAGAACGGCGACGCGCCAAAGATTAAATTTGAACAGATCCCAAGTGCATTGGTAAAATAA
- the sppA gene encoding signal peptide peptidase SppA: MSFIKQVLAVFVAFVLFVVLGILIIVALFSSGKEDVSAAVKENSVLRLTLDNEIIERESDKLFDGLLDPRGAASKIGLLELREAIQEAAVNDKIKGIVIEIKFANTGIATWKELRDELTAFKKSGKFIIAYGEMYTEAGYYLASVADEIYLPESGMLEFNGIGVNMLYFKNLLSKIGVKTEVFRVGKYKSAIEPLVNDHMSDEDREQVHLYINSLYSVMLNDIASSRNIPLASLKNISDSMLVRNAHDAKKYGLVTNVAYYDEMLSSLKKKLTVEPDQEIDFVSYKKIIKGKPEKTTSSEPHIAVLFANGEIQSGKGDNETIGSETFCTDLRRLREDKNVKAIVLRVNSPGGSALASDLIWREIMLAREVKPVIASMGNVAASGGYYIAMACDTIVASPATITGSIGVFGLLMNTEDLLNNKLGISTDREKTGLYSDLGSLTRPVTDAERMIIQNEVNAIYATFIRKAAEGRHTSVETIEVHASGRVWAGKDAKENNLIDVFGGMNDAVMLAAKAANMGEKYALVYYPEQKNQALIALMNAFSDDEEAKIKTFGAYYTHFKTLQSLPKYQGVQARIPYFMEIK, from the coding sequence ATGAGTTTTATAAAACAAGTTCTGGCTGTTTTTGTTGCGTTTGTATTGTTTGTTGTGCTGGGCATTCTCATTATCGTAGCATTGTTCTCATCCGGTAAAGAAGATGTTTCTGCAGCCGTAAAAGAAAATTCTGTATTAAGGCTTACGCTGGATAACGAAATTATTGAACGTGAATCAGATAAACTATTCGATGGGTTGCTGGATCCGAGAGGTGCTGCTTCAAAGATCGGCCTGCTTGAATTAAGAGAAGCCATACAGGAAGCCGCTGTAAATGATAAGATCAAAGGTATTGTTATTGAGATTAAATTTGCGAATACCGGTATTGCTACCTGGAAAGAATTAAGAGATGAATTGACTGCATTTAAAAAATCTGGGAAATTTATTATTGCTTATGGTGAAATGTACACCGAAGCAGGATACTATCTGGCATCTGTGGCAGATGAAATATATTTGCCTGAATCAGGTATGCTTGAGTTTAATGGCATTGGTGTAAACATGCTTTATTTTAAAAACCTGTTGAGTAAAATAGGGGTTAAGACAGAAGTGTTCCGTGTAGGTAAATATAAAAGTGCAATTGAACCGCTTGTTAACGATCACATGAGTGACGAAGACAGAGAACAGGTACACTTATATATAAACTCATTGTATTCAGTCATGCTGAATGATATTGCGTCGTCCAGAAATATTCCGTTAGCGTCATTAAAAAATATTTCAGATTCAATGCTGGTACGCAATGCGCATGATGCAAAGAAATATGGCCTGGTTACAAACGTAGCTTATTACGATGAGATGTTATCTTCTCTGAAGAAAAAACTAACTGTTGAACCGGATCAGGAAATTGATTTTGTTTCATACAAAAAAATAATAAAAGGCAAACCTGAAAAAACAACCTCAAGTGAACCGCATATCGCTGTTTTATTTGCCAACGGAGAAATTCAATCGGGCAAAGGTGATAATGAAACAATCGGGTCAGAGACATTTTGTACAGATTTACGTAGGCTGCGCGAAGATAAAAATGTTAAGGCAATTGTATTACGTGTGAACTCACCGGGTGGCAGTGCACTGGCATCGGATCTTATCTGGAGAGAAATTATGCTGGCACGTGAAGTGAAACCCGTGATTGCCTCTATGGGTAATGTAGCTGCATCAGGAGGCTATTACATTGCTATGGCCTGTGATACAATCGTGGCTTCACCGGCAACAATAACCGGTTCCATTGGCGTATTCGGTTTATTGATGAATACAGAAGATTTGCTGAACAACAAGCTGGGCATTTCTACCGATCGTGAAAAGACCGGTTTATATTCCGACCTTGGTTCGCTTACACGCCCGGTAACAGACGCGGAACGTATGATTATTCAGAATGAAGTAAATGCCATTTATGCTACGTTTATCAGAAAAGCGGCAGAGGGAAGACACACTTCTGTTGAAACGATAGAAGTACACGCATCCGGTCGTGTATGGGCAGGGAAAGATGCCAAAGAAAACAACCTGATTGATGTATTCGGAGGCATGAATGATGCTGTTATGCTGGCTGCTAAAGCAGCAAATATGGGAGAAAAATATGCGTTGGTGTATTATCCGGAACAAAAAAATCAGGCTTTGATTGCTCTGATGAATGCTTTTTCAGACGATGAAGAAGCAAAAATAAAAACCTTCGGCGCATACTATACACATTTCAAAACGCTACAGTCTTTACCTAAATATCAAGGCGTACAGGCCCGGATTCCTTATTTTATGGAAATAAAATAA